From Nitratidesulfovibrio vulgaris str. Hildenborough, a single genomic window includes:
- a CDS encoding DUF1833 family protein, with protein MSRTLSSSMLRAIYAEETGDYPILLITIMHPSLAAPLRISSDPTQRTVVTDEEVVYGTVSRAETFVFVPFSISLPNDSAEETPQTSITIDNVGREMVPTIRALTSAPEITLEMVMASTPDVVEAVFPGFALSSVTYDAMSISGTLSVTEFTTEPCPAGTFNPAEFPGMF; from the coding sequence GTGAGCCGCACGCTGTCCTCATCCATGCTCCGCGCCATCTACGCCGAGGAGACGGGCGACTACCCGATACTGCTCATCACCATCATGCACCCGTCGCTGGCTGCGCCGCTGCGCATCTCGTCCGACCCGACACAGCGCACCGTCGTCACCGATGAGGAGGTGGTCTACGGCACGGTGAGCCGCGCCGAGACGTTCGTCTTCGTACCGTTCTCCATCTCGCTGCCCAACGACAGCGCGGAGGAGACACCCCAGACCAGCATCACCATAGACAACGTGGGGCGGGAGATGGTGCCCACCATCCGCGCCCTGACCAGTGCGCCGGAGATAACGCTGGAGATGGTCATGGCCTCCACGCCCGACGTGGTTGAGGCCGTGTTCCCCGGCTTCGCGCTCTCGTCCGTCACCTACGATGCCATGAGCATCTCCGGCACGCTCTCCGTGACGGAGTTCACCACCGAACCATGCCCGGCGGGCACGTTCAACCCAGCAGAGTTTCCGGGGATGTTCTGA
- a CDS encoding phage tail tape measure C-terminal domain-containing protein, with the protein MAANPGTRITIETEDKASNAIRRIAMELGALGTSAEGVGPRARAGTDAMSTSFERLTMQLAAAVSGYKALEAAVDFGRRGFDFNAQWEESRIGIGSVIAAVNTLTTAQGRTLEGMEKYNAAQQLAEQSMRRIQVMGLETTATTDQLVEGFQALIGPASAVGMTLEQTADFTLSVVQSLGALGIPLNQLSAEARSLLDGTIVPTQDRLAVALGITGEMVKTWKQQGTLVAELNKRLESFKLAGKDVADTWSGLSSNMQDALGFLSGQTGRGLFAGVKQSYRELLGELVDAQNLRAGSGVENIVDSLRRLNDVLGGGVITLTREFIDKLHELNDPDTLQSIETTLGNVAHTGQTALRVLGGVGTAIGSVLSDVVEGWNKLPEPIREAGLLAALIGGKKGMLVTAGVSTLYGVGERWHRALEGINKGTLSWGDLVFSGKDGLEEKLAAMHDPANAQRNLEMMRRKQRTYMKGSAGWKAMQENIDRAEMEYAVRSWQSQYGDLSARDRAMDAAFKASTTAGLRITSPPRISTDTKGASKIASATESITEKLARYGDTGTEGQGRIARLAKEYDAFAKVLGATNPQVRAFADVMEYAKQHNGFTPEEVAKSTRAVELETQALEDRAEAIRAATRDDGTIDRQKLSMLTTTAAAEREYRADLLKGIDGAVAARKRELTVEAAHAAVVQENMQARIAFYDELAQLYRNDEALQMRALNKRLEDFRAAGVAEADIQRWLDRKRLQSATDAYSGMRRVTIEYYEATRNAAQQWGDFATDVTKGFEDALVEACTKGKLEFSSLADSIIADLARIAIRQSITGPLAGAVGSWVGGMFAWGGGTGGSSSGVWGDYADRVPGIAGTRASGGPVAAGRTYLVGERGPELFQPNVSGVIQPNSVLNALAGARTSATGADSSSVNVTVNVHNHSGAPVETRETQDARGGRNIDVIIGEAVAREVRRHGSGVDTAMRSRYGARPTLTRRG; encoded by the coding sequence ATGGCGGCCAATCCGGGTACGCGCATCACCATAGAGACCGAAGACAAGGCCTCCAACGCCATACGGCGCATCGCCATGGAGCTTGGGGCGCTGGGCACAAGCGCCGAAGGCGTGGGGCCGCGTGCCCGTGCCGGCACGGATGCCATGAGCACCTCGTTCGAACGGCTGACCATGCAGCTTGCGGCCGCCGTGTCCGGCTACAAGGCCCTCGAAGCGGCTGTGGACTTCGGGCGGCGCGGCTTCGACTTCAACGCACAGTGGGAAGAGTCGCGCATCGGCATCGGGTCGGTCATCGCAGCGGTCAACACCCTGACCACGGCACAGGGCCGCACCCTCGAGGGTATGGAGAAGTACAACGCCGCCCAGCAACTGGCCGAACAGTCCATGCGCCGCATACAGGTGATGGGCCTTGAGACGACGGCCACCACCGACCAGCTCGTGGAGGGCTTTCAGGCCCTCATCGGCCCGGCGTCGGCGGTGGGCATGACGCTGGAACAGACGGCCGACTTCACGCTGTCCGTGGTGCAGTCGCTTGGTGCGCTTGGCATTCCCCTCAACCAGCTTTCCGCAGAGGCCCGCAGCCTGCTCGATGGAACCATCGTTCCCACGCAAGACCGCCTCGCCGTGGCCCTGGGCATCACGGGCGAGATGGTGAAGACGTGGAAGCAGCAGGGCACACTGGTCGCAGAACTGAACAAGCGGCTCGAATCGTTCAAGCTCGCGGGCAAGGATGTCGCCGACACGTGGTCTGGCCTGTCGTCCAACATGCAGGATGCCCTTGGCTTTCTGTCCGGCCAGACGGGGCGTGGCCTGTTCGCGGGCGTCAAGCAGTCGTACCGTGAGCTGCTGGGCGAACTGGTCGATGCGCAGAACCTGCGGGCCGGTTCGGGCGTGGAGAACATCGTCGACAGCCTGCGGCGTCTGAATGACGTGCTGGGCGGGGGCGTCATCACCCTCACACGCGAGTTCATCGACAAGCTGCATGAGCTGAACGACCCGGATACGCTCCAGTCCATCGAGACCACGCTGGGCAATGTGGCGCATACCGGGCAGACCGCACTGAGGGTTCTAGGCGGTGTGGGCACGGCCATCGGCAGTGTGCTCTCCGACGTGGTCGAGGGCTGGAACAAGCTGCCCGAACCCATTCGCGAGGCTGGCCTTCTCGCTGCGCTGATTGGCGGCAAGAAGGGGATGCTCGTCACGGCGGGGGTTTCCACCCTCTATGGCGTCGGTGAACGGTGGCATCGCGCCCTTGAGGGCATCAACAAGGGAACCCTCTCGTGGGGCGACCTCGTCTTTTCAGGCAAGGACGGGCTTGAGGAAAAGCTCGCCGCGATGCACGACCCGGCCAACGCGCAGCGCAACCTTGAGATGATGCGCCGCAAGCAGCGCACGTACATGAAAGGCTCCGCAGGCTGGAAGGCCATGCAAGAGAACATCGACCGCGCCGAGATGGAGTACGCGGTGCGGTCGTGGCAGAGCCAGTACGGCGACCTCTCTGCCCGCGACAGGGCCATGGATGCGGCGTTCAAGGCCTCCACGACGGCCGGCCTTCGCATCACGAGTCCCCCGCGCATTTCGACCGACACCAAGGGTGCGTCGAAGATCGCGTCGGCCACCGAATCCATCACCGAGAAGCTCGCCCGCTATGGCGACACGGGCACAGAAGGGCAGGGCCGCATAGCCAGGCTGGCGAAGGAGTATGACGCCTTCGCCAAGGTGCTTGGCGCGACCAACCCGCAGGTGCGGGCCTTTGCCGATGTCATGGAGTACGCCAAGCAGCACAACGGGTTCACGCCCGAAGAGGTTGCCAAGTCCACCCGCGCGGTGGAGCTTGAGACGCAAGCCCTTGAAGACAGGGCAGAGGCCATCCGGGCCGCCACCCGCGATGACGGCACCATCGACCGCCAGAAGCTGTCGATGCTCACCACCACGGCGGCTGCCGAACGCGAGTACCGTGCAGACCTCTTGAAGGGCATCGACGGGGCGGTGGCGGCCCGCAAGCGTGAACTGACGGTGGAGGCGGCGCACGCCGCTGTGGTGCAGGAGAACATGCAGGCACGCATCGCCTTCTACGACGAGCTGGCCCAACTCTACCGCAACGACGAGGCCCTGCAGATGCGGGCGCTGAACAAGCGGCTTGAAGATTTTCGCGCGGCCGGAGTCGCCGAGGCGGACATACAGCGATGGCTCGACCGCAAGCGCCTGCAGTCTGCCACCGATGCCTACAGCGGCATGAGGCGCGTCACCATCGAATACTACGAGGCGACACGGAATGCCGCGCAACAATGGGGGGACTTCGCCACCGATGTTACAAAGGGCTTCGAAGACGCCCTTGTGGAGGCATGCACCAAGGGCAAGCTCGAGTTCTCTTCACTTGCAGACTCCATCATCGCCGACCTTGCGCGCATCGCCATCAGGCAGAGCATAACCGGCCCGCTGGCGGGTGCTGTGGGTTCGTGGGTCGGTGGCATGTTCGCTTGGGGTGGTGGCACGGGCGGTTCTTCCTCCGGCGTGTGGGGCGACTACGCCGACAGGGTGCCCGGCATTGCCGGCACGCGTGCGTCCGGGGGGCCGGTAGCGGCTGGCAGGACCTACCTTGTAGGCGAGAGAGGCCCTGAGCTTTTCCAACCGAATGTGTCAGGTGTCATCCAGCCCAACAGCGTGTTGAATGCCCTTGCCGGTGCTCGGACATCCGCCACAGGCGCCGACTCATCCAGCGTGAATGTCACCGTCAACGTCCACAATCATAGCGGTGCCCCGGTCGAGACGCGCGAGACGCAGGACGCCCGGGGAGGCCGCAACATCGACGTCATCATCGGTGAGGCCGTGGCCCGCGAGGTGCGCCGTCATGGCAGCGGCGTGGATACCGCCATGCGCAGTCGCTACGGCGCACGGCCCACTCTGACGAGGAGGGGATGA
- a CDS encoding C40 family peptidase gives MQCRDQCRTQWWNEYVGLPFADKGRTREGCDCWGLVRLVLHEQFGIDLPSYTDDYTSTADNAGIAGAIDSNMAGWRIVPPGDAREGDVVLFRIGGLPLHVGVVIGDARYMLHVCKGIDACTEQYRAPRWLSRLEGVYRHEG, from the coding sequence ATGCAGTGCCGCGACCAGTGCCGAACCCAGTGGTGGAACGAGTATGTGGGCCTGCCCTTCGCAGACAAGGGCCGCACCCGTGAGGGGTGCGACTGCTGGGGCCTTGTGCGCCTCGTGCTGCACGAGCAGTTCGGCATCGACCTGCCGAGCTACACCGACGACTACACCAGCACCGCCGATAACGCGGGCATCGCCGGGGCCATCGACAGCAACATGGCCGGGTGGCGCATCGTCCCGCCCGGCGACGCGAGAGAGGGTGACGTGGTGCTCTTCCGCATCGGCGGGCTGCCGCTCCATGTCGGCGTGGTGATAGGCGACGCCCGCTACATGCTCCACGTCTGCAAGGGCATCGATGCCTGCACGGAGCAGTACCGGGCACCCCGTTGGCTCTCACGTCTGGAGGGAGTGTACCGCCATGAAGGCTGA
- a CDS encoding DUF1799 domain-containing protein yields the protein MPANMAIWEFWARVNGQWRIGFNGRVALDWPAVFQMAEFFGAELTWHDYHKLAALETETLRRDREAQKRE from the coding sequence ATGCCAGCGAACATGGCCATCTGGGAGTTCTGGGCGAGGGTGAACGGCCAGTGGCGCATCGGCTTCAACGGCAGGGTGGCGCTCGATTGGCCAGCGGTGTTCCAGATGGCGGAGTTCTTCGGGGCCGAGCTTACGTGGCACGACTACCACAAGCTCGCAGCCCTAGAGACCGAGACGCTGCGCCGTGACAGGGAAGCACAGAAGCGGGAGTGA
- a CDS encoding NFACT RNA binding domain-containing protein, giving the protein MDAHVVRRVFAALTPVLTGARLEKIHHPAPDLYTVTFYAAGHKQHLVLRAGRKLPLLYLSPRRPAAPSTPDAVTMRLRKYLCGKRVVDVVCHWQERRLAMRVASADQTWLVMDMREGVSLASAFAPAPDDGPWPDALTLVDACSDDAMPQTEGAVSEAWRTYPMLTPALRRTLLHMDRPDAAALLVDLEAGCGDLFLYERGDGPVALSAWPLELGGLPVQPPAQSPVQPPVQPLVQPGGMPVVSPGGAWAAVSGRVSGLSGDVREVVCEDPLDAALRYGEPLVFGDLAATRHNEAAKPFKGESARLGRLLTKLDSEEHRLRALLAERDDAVALQAVLYRYPAEVRLDHVIVPEGEGERRISLDPRKTVRENMADMFHRSDRGARGLSMLESRRASVREERMAAEQARLAPDAPAEVAVGNVGRRGAQVRARTGGLPKTVQAFRSDDGFRLLRGRSAEGNAALLKLSSPHDLWMHAEDGPSAHLVIRRDHAAHDVPEQTLVQAGVLVGLKSWQREDAQARIMCAYVKDVKPVRGAPAGKVRVERTLTSLVVKLDAALEARLAEGGIPPGHDDEAATAKAD; this is encoded by the coding sequence ATGGACGCGCATGTCGTCCGCCGCGTGTTCGCGGCACTGACCCCCGTGCTCACGGGGGCGCGGCTGGAGAAGATCCACCATCCCGCCCCCGATCTGTACACCGTCACCTTCTATGCGGCCGGTCATAAGCAACATCTGGTGTTGCGGGCCGGCCGCAAGCTTCCACTCCTCTACCTGTCACCACGCCGTCCTGCGGCACCATCGACTCCCGATGCCGTCACCATGCGGCTGCGTAAGTACCTGTGCGGTAAGCGTGTCGTAGATGTCGTCTGCCACTGGCAAGAGAGACGTCTTGCCATGCGTGTCGCCTCGGCCGACCAGACCTGGTTGGTGATGGACATGCGCGAGGGGGTGTCGCTGGCCTCGGCGTTCGCTCCTGCCCCCGATGACGGGCCATGGCCCGATGCCCTTACGCTCGTTGACGCCTGTTCCGATGATGCCATGCCGCAGACAGAAGGTGCGGTCAGTGAAGCCTGGCGTACCTACCCCATGCTCACGCCTGCCTTGCGCCGGACACTGCTGCATATGGATAGACCGGACGCTGCGGCGCTGCTTGTCGACCTTGAGGCGGGCTGCGGCGACCTTTTCCTGTATGAACGTGGCGATGGCCCGGTGGCCTTGTCGGCGTGGCCGCTGGAACTCGGCGGACTCCCCGTGCAGCCCCCTGCACAGTCCCCTGTCCAGCCCCCTGTACAGCCCCTTGTCCAGCCCGGTGGCATGCCCGTCGTCTCACCTGGCGGGGCGTGGGCGGCAGTGTCCGGGCGGGTCTCGGGCCTCTCTGGCGATGTGCGTGAAGTGGTCTGCGAAGACCCGCTGGACGCGGCATTGCGCTATGGCGAACCCCTCGTCTTCGGTGACCTAGCGGCGACCCGGCACAATGAGGCAGCGAAACCCTTCAAGGGGGAATCGGCCCGACTCGGACGGCTGCTCACCAAACTCGACAGTGAAGAGCACCGTCTGCGTGCCCTGCTTGCGGAACGGGATGATGCCGTGGCGTTGCAGGCGGTGCTGTACCGCTATCCCGCCGAGGTCAGGCTTGATCACGTCATCGTGCCCGAAGGGGAAGGGGAACGGCGCATCTCGCTCGACCCGCGCAAGACCGTGCGTGAGAACATGGCGGACATGTTCCATCGTTCCGACCGTGGCGCACGGGGCTTGTCCATGCTGGAATCACGCAGGGCCAGCGTGCGCGAAGAGCGTATGGCTGCCGAACAGGCGCGCCTCGCCCCGGATGCCCCTGCTGAGGTCGCCGTCGGCAACGTGGGACGCCGTGGGGCACAGGTGCGTGCCCGGACAGGGGGGCTGCCCAAGACGGTGCAGGCCTTCCGCAGCGACGATGGCTTCAGGCTGCTGCGCGGGCGCAGCGCAGAGGGGAACGCCGCGCTGCTGAAACTGTCTTCGCCGCATGACCTGTGGATGCACGCCGAAGACGGCCCCAGCGCGCATCTCGTCATCCGGCGTGACCATGCCGCCCATGACGTGCCGGAACAGACGCTCGTTCAGGCCGGAGTGCTGGTGGGGCTGAAGAGTTGGCAACGCGAGGATGCACAGGCGCGCATCATGTGCGCCTATGTCAAGGACGTGAAACCTGTACGCGGGGCCCCTGCCGGCAAGGTGCGTGTCGAACGCACGCTCACCTCTCTGGTTGTGAAGCTGGATGCCGCACTGGAGGCGCGCCTCGCAGAAGGGGGCATTCCGCCCGGTCATGATGACGAGGCGGCGACTGCCAAGGCGGACTAG
- a CDS encoding host specificity factor TipJ family phage tail protein gives MKADVVSVTGCPHPFRPGDRVHDVVPVGGTLESIVVRGLDDMGVPEALRGCGHAFVDGEYVPRDRWADVTPRAGSTVTYRLVPAGGGGGSKALRGLLTVAVIALAVVSQQYYLATYGTTFTTAAGVTAYTAGSMAASAAVAAAVTGAGMLAINSLVPLRPASLSQGTASSAADSPTYSIEGARNTLRPWGTVPLLLGRHRIVPPQCAMPYTEVVGNDQYVRQLFCLGYAEMQIETGFRLGETDINAYSDVQLEVLPFADKTSRPAHYSNDVYEQSLSVQLKQSGGWQMRTTPQACDRIDIDISLPRGLVQFNDRAQKVERTVLIEAQYAPKGSQAWASLGGPLQVGATSYQFERARQQVKVGEYVDGNIYDIMEWRDVPQWHVICSSASGRIEQRAGAIGVDSPQPTPAGYTGIVQVRVVGAVVSRVVIIAPAGSDAITYTTGTANNRAQLSLSPLSLPITSLEMTAAQTSALRRTVGVDVPTGQYDVRVRRITADTDDSKIADETWWGVLRSTRKIAPLRFSRPLCVVSTRIRATGQLNGALDELNCIAQTVCLDWDKATRTWVRRPTSNPASLFRYVLQGPAIARPVPDDRIDLDQLAYWHEFCERRRLTYNRVHDYTASVEEVLDDVAAAGLAGRARPNGKWSVVIDEPRTRVAQHFSPRTSWGFRSTKALPQQPHAWRVRFVNATQDWKQDERIVYADGYDADNATVFEGLELPGVTDPEQVWVLGRHHIACARLRPEEYELYADMEHLVCTRGDLVVVQHDVPMWGVASGRVKSVAGQVLTVDEPVGMEAGQAYRIRWRSADGASHVRDVVTVAGLSQTLQLSGTGEVPEAGDLWLFGLLGRECAQLVVKGIEPGENLTARLVLVDYAPAVFDAATGPIPPFDSNITLQGDDPAKPPHPPSVLSLRSDEAVLVRQASGALVPRIAVDYRASGGASVQVRVRPAGGSWRLAGSAAVEDGVVYADGVEESVEYEVCVQASTRLGVGSGWTAPQRHTVVGRTTPPPAPSGVYLEGAHVYWTMPDDAPVDVAGWEVLMGMDDTDPVERALLLTPGLLTERRFDVGPWAGRARRVFVRTVDDIGLRSPAVSAVVNLGDEPVQNVVLTISEAAQGWPGTLADGIRIDGKVHAAGARAMWAGGAMWSPTTMWGDAYLPASYVARLLVPEEATGARLRVAVQVVAGVIDAVEYAHGPRRPAWGDSPMWGAAAMWGGVIPTAWNPMPDMLDVATGDEVYIRVTSRGGTQGVFADVQWTFDVPDADITLDGVAVPSSGMRLPVPAGLFRWIRAITFGLEFDGGTAASCRYLDKGVIEAGRVVSGPLVQCIDSNGAPVAGRIDARLQGAAGG, from the coding sequence ATGAAGGCTGATGTCGTATCCGTCACCGGGTGCCCGCATCCGTTCCGCCCCGGCGACCGGGTGCATGATGTCGTGCCCGTGGGGGGCACGCTCGAATCCATCGTCGTGCGCGGCCTCGACGACATGGGCGTACCGGAGGCGTTGCGCGGCTGCGGTCATGCGTTCGTGGACGGGGAGTACGTCCCGCGTGACAGGTGGGCCGACGTCACGCCACGCGCCGGGAGCACAGTCACTTATCGCCTCGTGCCCGCCGGGGGCGGAGGCGGCAGCAAGGCGTTGCGCGGGCTGCTCACCGTCGCCGTCATCGCCCTCGCGGTCGTCTCGCAGCAATACTATCTGGCGACGTATGGCACCACGTTCACCACGGCGGCTGGCGTCACGGCCTATACCGCCGGGAGCATGGCGGCCTCGGCAGCGGTGGCGGCAGCCGTCACCGGGGCGGGGATGCTGGCCATCAACTCGCTGGTGCCGCTGCGCCCGGCGAGCCTGTCGCAGGGCACGGCGTCGAGCGCGGCCGATTCGCCCACCTATTCCATCGAGGGCGCACGCAACACGCTGCGCCCGTGGGGCACGGTGCCGCTGTTGCTCGGGCGGCATCGCATCGTGCCGCCGCAGTGCGCCATGCCCTACACCGAGGTGGTCGGCAACGACCAGTACGTGCGGCAACTGTTCTGCCTCGGCTATGCCGAGATGCAGATCGAGACGGGGTTCCGCCTTGGCGAGACGGACATCAACGCCTACAGCGACGTGCAGCTCGAGGTGCTGCCGTTCGCGGACAAGACCTCGCGCCCGGCGCACTACTCCAATGACGTGTACGAGCAGTCCCTCTCCGTGCAACTCAAGCAGTCCGGAGGCTGGCAGATGCGCACGACCCCGCAGGCGTGCGACCGCATCGACATCGACATCTCGCTCCCGCGCGGTCTCGTACAGTTCAACGACCGCGCCCAGAAGGTGGAGCGCACGGTGCTCATCGAGGCGCAGTACGCGCCCAAGGGCTCGCAGGCGTGGGCGTCTCTGGGCGGCCCGTTGCAGGTGGGGGCGACGAGCTACCAGTTCGAGCGTGCCCGGCAGCAGGTGAAGGTCGGCGAATACGTCGACGGCAACATCTACGACATCATGGAGTGGCGCGACGTGCCGCAGTGGCATGTCATCTGCTCCAGCGCGTCCGGACGCATCGAGCAGCGGGCCGGGGCCATCGGCGTGGACAGCCCCCAGCCGACACCCGCAGGGTACACGGGCATCGTGCAGGTGCGCGTCGTCGGGGCCGTCGTCTCCCGCGTCGTCATCATCGCGCCAGCGGGCAGCGACGCCATCACGTACACGACGGGCACGGCCAACAACCGGGCGCAACTCTCGCTGTCGCCGCTCTCTCTGCCCATCACGTCTCTGGAGATGACCGCCGCCCAGACCTCGGCGTTGCGGCGTACCGTGGGCGTGGACGTGCCCACCGGACAGTACGACGTGCGGGTGCGCCGCATCACCGCAGACACGGACGACAGCAAGATAGCCGACGAGACGTGGTGGGGCGTCCTGCGGTCGACGCGCAAGATTGCGCCCCTCCGGTTCTCGCGCCCGTTGTGCGTCGTCTCCACGCGCATACGGGCGACGGGGCAACTCAACGGCGCCCTCGACGAACTCAACTGCATCGCCCAGACGGTGTGCCTCGACTGGGACAAGGCCACCCGCACATGGGTGCGCCGTCCCACCAGCAACCCCGCAAGCCTGTTCCGGTACGTGTTGCAGGGCCCGGCCATCGCCCGACCCGTGCCCGACGACCGCATTGACCTCGACCAGCTCGCCTACTGGCACGAGTTCTGCGAGCGTCGCCGCCTGACCTACAACCGCGTCCACGACTACACGGCATCGGTGGAGGAGGTGCTGGACGACGTGGCGGCAGCCGGGCTTGCCGGGCGGGCACGGCCCAACGGCAAGTGGTCGGTGGTCATCGACGAGCCGCGCACACGGGTGGCGCAGCATTTCTCGCCGCGCACGTCGTGGGGCTTCCGCTCCACCAAGGCGTTGCCGCAGCAGCCCCACGCATGGCGCGTCCGCTTCGTCAACGCGACACAGGACTGGAAGCAGGACGAGCGCATCGTCTACGCCGACGGGTACGATGCGGACAACGCCACCGTGTTCGAGGGCCTTGAGCTGCCCGGCGTGACCGACCCCGAGCAGGTGTGGGTGCTTGGGCGTCATCACATCGCCTGCGCCCGACTCCGACCCGAGGAGTATGAGCTGTACGCCGACATGGAGCACCTGGTCTGCACACGCGGCGACCTCGTGGTCGTGCAGCACGACGTGCCCATGTGGGGCGTGGCTTCCGGCCGCGTGAAGTCCGTGGCGGGGCAGGTGCTCACCGTGGACGAACCCGTGGGCATGGAGGCCGGGCAAGCGTACCGCATCCGCTGGCGCAGTGCTGACGGGGCCTCGCACGTGCGCGACGTGGTCACCGTGGCGGGGCTCTCGCAGACGCTGCAACTCTCCGGTACGGGCGAGGTGCCCGAGGCCGGTGACCTGTGGCTGTTCGGCCTGCTGGGGCGCGAGTGCGCCCAGCTGGTGGTCAAGGGCATCGAGCCGGGCGAGAACCTCACGGCGCGGCTTGTCCTCGTGGACTATGCCCCCGCCGTGTTCGATGCCGCCACCGGACCCATCCCCCCGTTCGACAGCAACATCACGTTGCAGGGTGACGACCCTGCGAAACCACCGCACCCGCCATCGGTGCTGTCGTTGCGCTCTGACGAGGCAGTGCTCGTGCGGCAGGCGTCAGGCGCACTCGTGCCGCGCATCGCCGTCGACTACCGCGCCAGCGGCGGCGCATCGGTACAGGTGCGCGTACGGCCCGCTGGCGGTTCGTGGCGGCTGGCCGGGTCGGCTGCCGTGGAGGATGGCGTCGTCTACGCCGACGGCGTCGAGGAGTCGGTCGAGTACGAGGTGTGCGTGCAGGCCAGCACCCGCCTCGGGGTCGGGTCGGGGTGGACGGCCCCGCAGCGGCATACCGTGGTGGGGCGCACCACGCCGCCTCCCGCACCTTCGGGCGTCTACCTTGAGGGGGCGCATGTGTACTGGACCATGCCCGACGACGCCCCCGTGGACGTGGCGGGCTGGGAGGTGCTGATGGGCATGGACGACACCGACCCCGTCGAACGTGCGCTGCTGCTCACCCCCGGCCTGCTGACCGAACGCCGGTTCGACGTGGGGCCGTGGGCCGGTCGGGCGCGGCGCGTCTTCGTGCGCACGGTGGATGACATCGGCCTGCGTAGCCCTGCCGTCTCCGCCGTCGTCAACCTCGGTGACGAGCCCGTGCAGAACGTGGTGCTCACCATCAGCGAGGCGGCGCAGGGGTGGCCCGGCACGCTCGCCGACGGCATCCGGATTGACGGCAAGGTCCATGCCGCCGGGGCGCGTGCGATGTGGGCAGGCGGGGCCATGTGGTCGCCCACCACCATGTGGGGCGATGCGTACCTTCCAGCGTCATATGTCGCCCGCCTGCTGGTGCCGGAGGAGGCCACGGGCGCGAGGCTGCGCGTTGCCGTGCAGGTGGTCGCCGGTGTGATCGACGCCGTGGAGTACGCCCACGGCCCGCGCCGTCCGGCGTGGGGCGACTCGCCCATGTGGGGGGCCGCAGCCATGTGGGGCGGCGTCATCCCCACGGCGTGGAACCCCATGCCGGACATGCTCGACGTGGCCACGGGCGATGAGGTGTACATCCGCGTCACCTCACGGGGGGGGACACAGGGCGTGTTCGCCGACGTGCAGTGGACGTTCGACGTACCGGATGCCGACATCACGCTCGACGGCGTGGCCGTGCCGTCATCCGGCATGAGGCTGCCCGTCCCGGCGGGGCTGTTCCGCTGGATACGCGCCATCACGTTCGGGCTGGAGTTCGACGGCGGCACAGCGGCGTCATGCCGCTATCTCGACAAGGGCGTCATCGAGGCGGGGCGGGTCGTATCCGGCCCGCTCGTACAATGCATAGACAGTAACGGCGCACCTGTCGCCGGGCGCATCGACGCCCGCCTACAGGGCGCGGCAGGAGGTTAA
- the dksA gene encoding RNA polymerase-binding protein DksA — translation MEQKDIEYFRQLLASMLDEAQQKGDSTLEDLTDNNEIFADPADRATAESDRAFTLRIRDRERRLIKKIRAAIQRIDDGSFGVCDECGEEIGVPRLKARPVTKLCINCKSKQEEDEHLRGD, via the coding sequence ATGGAACAGAAGGATATCGAATACTTCCGGCAACTGCTTGCCTCCATGCTGGATGAAGCGCAGCAGAAGGGAGATTCCACGCTCGAAGACCTCACCGATAATAACGAGATCTTCGCCGACCCCGCCGACCGTGCCACTGCCGAGTCGGACAGGGCGTTCACGCTCCGCATCCGCGACCGTGAGCGCAGGCTCATCAAGAAGATCCGTGCAGCTATCCAGCGCATCGACGACGGTTCGTTTGGCGTCTGCGACGAATGCGGTGAGGAGATCGGTGTTCCGCGTCTCAAGGCCCGTCCTGTGACGAAGCTCTGCATCAACTGCAAGAGCAAGCAGGAAGAAGACGAGCACCTGCGGGGCGATTAG
- a CDS encoding XkdW family protein — translation MQNERIYEALRLMFPQADPLIAWRLEQGPHTGGQIAITQWNLPDPQPTQAELDSAYAQLAKIDRQAQIQRELDAIDLQSVRPVRAKLAGTATAEDEAKIAALEAQAQTLRTELADMQKG, via the coding sequence ATGCAGAACGAACGCATATATGAAGCGCTTCGGCTGATGTTCCCACAAGCCGACCCGCTCATAGCGTGGAGACTGGAGCAGGGTCCACACACCGGGGGACAGATCGCCATCACCCAGTGGAACCTCCCAGACCCGCAGCCGACGCAAGCAGAGCTTGATTCTGCGTATGCGCAGCTTGCAAAGATAGATCGCCAAGCCCAAATCCAGCGCGAACTCGACGCCATAGACCTGCAATCAGTGCGCCCCGTGCGCGCCAAGCTCGCAGGTACGGCGACGGCAGAGGACGAAGCCAAGATAGCAGCCCTCGAAGCACAGGCCCAGACCCTGCGTACCGAGCTTGCAGACATGCAAAAGGGCTAG